In Microplitis mediator isolate UGA2020A chromosome 9, iyMicMedi2.1, whole genome shotgun sequence, the DNA window aaatttttgagtcaataaaaatgaaaaataatataaaaaattaaacactgattaaactaaatttttgttgatttttgaagccccgtaactttttcccagttcgtttgacgtatataatgcatcagcacttttttgtagagaatttaatttcctacaaaatcatactaggcgaaattgaaaaaaaaatttttttcatagtcttaataacgaaaaactagaatgaaaaattttcgtgtgtattttaaatgggaaaggggacccccctctgtgatagctcaatttcaaagatatctggctgaaattttgtgaggattctttttataatatgaagtaactttcgagcccataagacgttaaaaaaaaaaatattctttttttttgggacaccctaatatatatatatatatatatatatatatatatatgtgctaacttataagtttacatgtatgattatataaatatatacaatacatgtattaacttataaacttacgtatataattaattatattaaaacttactatattatatataagaaaatatatatcatttttggccacttatatGGCTccatattgattatatatttttccatatatttttatcatatatatggtattttcatgcgggtttGATgctaaactttttcaaaattcgagtgtcagttatttaatatccagaaattttttttttcacctgtTTTAAGAggtaccattttttctattcattttgaatatcataaaaaaaaagatttgaggTATTTGAGTCCCCGAAAATTTAGTATTTCCTTCAGCGCCCCCCCCCCCTATATTTTTTCccccaaatttatttaaaattatgtctgATACTTACGAGAGTGTTGGATATTTAATAGTAGGATCTTCATAAACCTTTCTTTCGtgagtaaatataatattaagatGCTCACCGCGAAAATCATACCGGATCAGTTTATCACGCGGGCATACGTATGGATTTGTATGTAAGCCGTTATTTTTGACGGCATCAATTGGCTTGAAGGATTTATCTAAGTAGATTGTTATCGCCTCAAACTCAATATCGTCAGTTCCCTAAAGaaaatgaaagtaaatattgataaatattccaaactcgtatgaaaaaacaatatatggttaaaatatataaaatcatatatgtttgcaacgaaaaatatatgatatattatattgtatattatgaAAAGCCATATAGAGATTTTcgccgatttaatataaaattatatacagtagtaaatatatgtattccatatatgtcttatatgttttttatattaagctatatatacatttacatttaccttataatatattgtattgatatatttccttttatattcaaaaaatataaaatttttatatgaaatgaaatatatggtagcatataatttatattatatatggcaccatatattttctttgttatatttaagcatatattttattcagtgtatgtatatgtatatgggtatatatattcgcaacaaattaactaattttgaaaattttaactgcagtttaaagagtatattaaaatttatatctaatttaattggagttggtcatacgaataagaaactttttttttccatacacaatataaatatatgtttttatatatgatcagaatatatttttcgtatatgatagaaatatatatttttatgtatgataaaaatatagttttcgtatatgacaagaatatatattttcatatatgataaaaatatattttttgtatatgattgacatatatattttatatatgctaaacatatacgggcttgtatataatgaatattatattttctaatattaaaaaaaatatcagaaaatatagttaaattcgccacatatattttctgatatttaccatatatttttatttatattttggccatatatgatattttcatatatgaaaatatagtttccatatatgacaagaatatatattttcatatatgataaaaatatattttttgtatatgattgacatatatattttatacatgctaaacatatacggactcgtatatgataaatattatattttttaatattaaaaaaaatatcagaaaatatagttaaattcgccacatatattttctgatatttatcatatatttttacatattttgaccatatatgttattttcatacgggaaaCTTTCTGCTGTTTCCGCGCTCAGAGAGTttgaaaacgttattttttgggctcgttaaaaaagttatacggaattttacaaaattctatcagagataatttataggcaataaaattgtctacagaatttaaattttcagatttttcagAATATCGCTAAcgtcagtaaaataaaaatttatcattaaattatcttaCGGAAATCGGTGCGCATCGGAGTAAAACTTTTTTGCCCCCAATAGCCGAAGACACAGCATCTGATATTTGTTGAGCTGTGTAATTTTTGCCAGGAGTAATATTTGCTTCACTCAGAATGTTactcaaattatattttttatacaactcagatgatttatcataatatttagttgcattactaatttcatttatttccgAAGTGCAGCCTCCAAAACGTCCCCATATTAGTTCCGTTGAAAGTGCAGGATATGTGTAATCATCAACAgacttccaattttttttcaactcatATTGAATCGATATTGGTACGGTTACCGGGTTGAATCCTTTGATAGAGTTTAAGCACTTTAATGACGGATCGTTAGGTAACTGATGCAAAAATTCAGAAATACCCCACGGGTTCTGCTGTTCATCGCAAATTACGGTCTTTAGATGGGATTTTTGGTAACATTCTTTCGCAGTTATTTCTTGGGTGAATATCACAAAAAGATCCTCATTTTCTTcactggaatttaaaaaattattaaatacttcTCTATTACTTGAGCTccgaataatttaattgttaccatTTGATGTTTAGCACCGAAAATATCAATGTCAagacgaaaataaaattttttatagaattcaTAGTAGAAATTGTCTGAATTTTACCGCGGCTGAGCAGCCTCAACCTCGAACTGAAGACGCGGCGTTTCAACGGTTCATATATACTGAGTTCATTGATTCACGATTGGGTAATTCTGGATACTAACGTCAACATTTGGAAGGGATTCAAATATAACGAGTTCAAagatcaattttttgaatagatATCTCTGATAGATTTAAATGCAAACAAAACTATAACTttgtggatttaaaaaaaaccatctACGGAAATTTTAATGTCGGTAGATAAGATTagaatatacttatatattttttcaagtttcgTAAACACTttggtcataaaaaatataaatattatggtaaaaaaaattcatagtgtagacgaaaataatttagataaataaaaacatcataagagtactaataataataataatttattatttagcaGGACCTACATTTTATATACCAAcatattttcgatttttttcaaactaataaaaattattacaacagCTTTCTATATTTCTCATTATACTTAATTAGGTAACTCAAATTTACCATCATGTTTTTATCAAACTTTACCATCGTCTGTGTCTTTTTTCaagttaaattcaaatttattcagtcTCTGAGTTTGCTATCTCACTTAGACAGTTTATTATACAACGAGAATCCTTCATagttaagggggatagccactgtgaaatttcagaaaaaaaaatttttttttttcattaaatcaaAGTTTATACGTCCAAAAATATGAATCTagagttttatatgaaaattccgaatatttttcaagttatagtcatttttgtgacagcgcgTCAACTAACCGTTGCATcaactaaaaactttaaacgcgtttttctcgaaactactttttttgaactggtggcatctgtaatttgcataaatatcaaccgattcgcaacttttttttttgccgtattcgtctattcagtagctgaagttgcacgtaggggattttgaaaattttgatttttaagattttttagggctgtttgaatccaaaaaaatgagaaaaaaaaacgaaaaaatttttaatatgtcgccattttttttcaaatccaaattttcaaaatcccctacgtgGAACGATAACTACATGCATACAGATCACAAcgccgtttggtttttttgtttctgataatccgtttttgagttagagataACACCGTGGTGGGGGAAATTGTTTTGGtgctccacaaaaatgcttataactttgtaacaacatgaaattttttaataaaaatttaggagaattatcttcaatgtatactttataaaacaaaaaaaacccgatccccaaattcctttattattccagtcaaaaaaattcccgaaaatcacctattttttcgatcctcacagtggctatcccccttaattgttttttccgcAGTCTTCGCTCTCTTTCTTATTGCTACCAAATTCCCTTTGTTTCTAtggtactgaagttagccgacgtttagtaatttttgaagttttttagaaacgataaatcataaaaaaaaaatattaaaaaaaattgcacttatagttttttaaattttctacaagtgcatatttatagatttttttttgtaattaatttgttaaaaaaaaatccgataattgttaattgtaTGCAAACTTTAGGATCATTTGTTTCTAGTATGATAATTATGagtaaatttacaaatttctCTACTTAAATACTCTGGAGTTATTCGATTAATCATTTCATAAActaatatgtattatattttattctttggTCAATAGACACTAATGAGTTGATTAAAATTAGGATTTTGAAGTTAGAAgatagttaaatattttcaaatttttctttaatacctcaattaaaaaaagaaaaaaaacttaaaaaaatgcacatgtaggaaattaaaaaaactatcagtgcaatttttaaaaatattttttaaaaataatttaccgttttaaaaaaaaattcaaaaattattagacgtctgctaacttcagtctcattaaaaaattttaaaaatcgccCCCTCGGATCTCAAATCTCGTGATTTATTTCTACAAATAATTTACGTCTAttcaatttctttaattacCAAAAtctcttatcaaaaaattcaaaatatccataattaaatttcaaaacaaaatttcatataattcagtgccagtttttcaaaccgattttatttttacccggGCCTAAATATTACTagtatatctacatatatacatatatatacatatatacattaattaatatataaatatactatcaataataatttaaattcaaacccAATTTGAATAACTGGCCCgcaaaacttataaatttttcatgaaattcaaatttgaatttcgcgcTCTTTTTTCAAATGTCCCTAGTAAAATCCCTAGGACGCCGACTCGTGACTCGTATCCAATTTGGCGGGTTTTTATTCTCACGTTGCTTATCATCTTTCTCATTCCACTGAATCTTAACCTCACACGCCAGAGTAAGAAAGAAAAACGCGCGCCAATTTGAGCTGTATTCACCCAGCAATGCGTCTCATGTACTAATTACCCTACATTTCATCTGCAACGACCAACGAGGAGAGTTTATATTTGTTCTATTACATACCCACACATCCTCATACATTTAACctgacatatatatacacagtAAGTGCTAATACTGATCAGTGAGCACACACTCATACAGTCATACATCAGCGATCGTTGCAgtacatattttattacatacaAGCTCGGTATgcattgattgaaaaaaaatatgtattgttTCCTCCATCAGTTAATTAAACTCTCAAGTGCTAACGAATACACTTTCAATAGTGatactaattataaataataaatatataagtaggtaaataattagatatatatttatatatatatgttgaaaaaaaaactcgagtGCTCCACaaacaagtgatttttttttatttttttattttaattaattatttgaagatCTGCTGAAAAATTAGTGGGCGGAATTTggaaattcaaatattcaaaatgaCTTCGCTAAATGACgctgatattttaaataaactggagaaaaatatatcagCTAATGATGAAATTTGTATTCTAACCTACATAAACAGGTAtttcttcatatatatttttaagaaaatatataaatatcaaattacttATTTGTGACCCTGGAAtttgcagacaattaacaactTTCTTttttgacagtaatttgaaaaaacaaaaattaaaaatatgcatgtgtagaaaatttgaaaaactacaggtgcatttttttgaaatatttaatttatgggTTTTAATGGAATTCAAAAACTATTAGACGGATTTCAGTATCAGAATTTTATGACTTTggagttagcagacaattaacaatttttttttttgacagtaatttaataaaaaaatgcacgtgtagaaaaataaaaaatctacaggtgcaattttttgaaacaattttttttttaatttatgggtttaaaagaaattcaaaaattattagactaatttcagtatcagaATTTAATGACTTggagttagcagacaattaataattttttttgacagtaatttaaaaaaaaaaaaatgcacgtgtagaaaaataaaaaaactacaggtgcattttttgaaataatttttttttttttgaatttatgggttttatagaaattcaaaaattattagactaaTTTTAGTATCAGAATTTAATGACTTGGagtcagcagacaattaacaatttttttttgacgttaattaaaaaataaaaaaatgcacgtgtagaaaaataaaaaaactacaggtgcaattttttcaaatatttttttttttaatttatgggttttaatggaattcaaaaattattagacggaTTTCAGTATCAGAATTTAATGACCCTggagttagcagacaattaataattttttttgacagtaatttaaaaaaaaaaaatgcacgtgtagaaaaataaaaaaactacaggtgcaattttttaaaataattttttttttataatttatggttttaaaaagaattcaaaaattattagactgcaaattttagtatcataattttttgatactgaaagtagcggacattaaaaaaatttatttctttgaaataaaaaaaaaaatgacgtagaaaaaatttaattttacttagcAGTaacttgtttttaaaaattaaaaaactctgTCTGTTGCTttcagtataaattatttacttacttggttactaattttataacttaaatattttcagtGATAACAAGaggataaatttattcaaaacgaTGACTGATAACCAGTATTTAGaattatgtaaattaataattaattttacgacAAGTGAGCATGAAAATGAGTCACTCAAACAATCATgtggtaaattattaaataatttattgaatcactcacatagaaaaattaattttttcaatttatcattGACGTTTGATCGTAACAAAAggtaatttacttatttatttatttattttactagaGAAGGTATCAATTGCccacaatattttttcgtacATAAATCTTTACTGCTCCATTGcctactaaaatttattttctacggTTCTATTGCCTACGGAAATATTAAATGGGTAATTTAattgcgaaaaaaataattgcagttCTATTGCctacagaaaaataattcatgatgTTCAATTGGTTGCTATTTAATTGTGTACCCAATCAAAGAAATTCCTAATTAATGTAGACAAGCTCCTGATTTTGCTGAGAAAATCTTGTACTTGTTGAGGAGAAATGACCAACGTTCAAGACCAatcacttgataaaaaaaacgcaGCTGGTCTGAAAAATATCAGAACCTCGGTAGTCTTCACAATAGCAACTGGAAAACTTGAGAGAGTTTTCTATCAGAAATTAGAAATTAGTGACCTGATCAGGTGATTCCCTGCGTTGACTATGAGATTCAACCCAGTGTCTTATTATGGACATGGCGAGTTATACTTTTGTCAAGACTACCGCGGTTCTGATATTTTACAGATCAatcctcttttttttatcaagtgatCGGTCTTGAACGTTGGTCATTTCTCCTCAACAAGTACAAGATTTTCTCAGCAAAATCAGTAGCTCGTCTACATTAATCAGGTATTTCTTTGATTGGGTTCACAATTAAATAGCAATCAATTGAAcatcatgaattatttttctaggCAATAGAACCgtagaataaatttcagtagCCAACAGCAGTAAGAATTTTCAATGTAGGCAATTGATGGCTATTGCTctgtttcattaatttattaatcaaatttctttttagACTGAAACtctttgaattaataaaaactatcGAAGACAAACAACTGACGAGACTCATTGAGGATCAAGACACCTGTAAGTTTCTAAATGACTGCTTGAGAGAAGTCGATGCTGTCAAAATGGAGTGGCTGTCACCCACAGCCTGTACTGATAACATTTCGCTGCTGATACAGGCAGAGAAAAAACCGAGTGACTTTGAAGATCTGCTGATTTACAGTACTCTGGAGTTCATCCATCGGCTGTATGGATACTCGCTGACAAACTCATTGGCTATACAGCaggtaaatttcaaattttacatCAATTAGTTGCCAAGTATCCAACAGAAGACTAAACTCAtccataattttcaaatttttcagttccACCAGCTGCTACTAGACAAAGTAGTGACACTTCTGTACATGGGTCATAAAAAGCAGCGAACTCCGTCAATAAATCTCTTCACCACAGCCTTGAAGACGGACATCCGCAGCTACATCCAACAGAACCATGAGGAAACCTGGACTATCTACCGCAGCAACCTCCAGAACGTCTACTGCACCCGTATGCTGTCGCTGGTAAAAGCCAGTGAACCCGACTGGTGGTTCCAGTGGTGCCTCAGCATCCAAGCTCTAGGAACGGACCTCCATCGCGGCGCAGATTTGATAAATATTCTCCTCAGCGTCGAAG includes these proteins:
- the LOC130674633 gene encoding uncharacterized protein LOC130674633; its protein translation is MNSIKNFIFVLTLIFSVLNIKCEENEDLFVIFTQEITAKECYQKSHLKTVICDEQQNPWGISEFLHQLPNDPSLKCLNSIKGFNPVTVPISIQYELKKNWKSVDDYTYPALSTELIWGRFGGCTSEINEISNATKYYDKSSELYKKYNLSNILSEANITPGKNYTAQQISDAVSSAIGGKKVLLRCAPISGTDDIEFEAITIYLDKSFKPIDAVKNNGLHTNPYVCPRDKLIRYDFRGEHLNIIFTHERKVYEDPTIKYPTLSKDDNGYYILEQALDNFDCYEVDVSKCALPKYPWYIFSFTYKFNDDIKFDCEGKRDNFDPKNISSIQNELLEKWNHKIDDFAEDFGFQWSIGARCSAYFKGLDSPFKYYKKSIELFDKYNMNVILRESNIIPGNNYTRQAIADAVSKSLKGTTAKIICSAGAFGAYNLQSIQIYFDQSFNLINNPRESYLWDHECQVDRMIRYKDFTPEI